A window from Candidatus Gracilibacteria bacterium encodes these proteins:
- a CDS encoding adenylyltransferase/cytidyltransferase family protein — protein MQTSKVIMAFGTFDFFHAGHENYLDQARALGDELIVVVARDETVKKVKRASPLYNERKRLRAVQNYKAVSRAVLGNAEDKYAVIKKYAPAVLALGYDQYVFTYGLENYFIKENLNIEIIRLKPWKPETFKSSLIKQSLCAQDLLTI, from the coding sequence ATGCAAACTTCTAAAGTCATTATGGCCTTTGGTACTTTTGATTTTTTTCATGCGGGACATGAAAATTATTTGGACCAAGCTCGCGCGCTCGGCGATGAATTGATTGTGGTAGTGGCCCGAGATGAAACGGTTAAAAAAGTAAAAAGAGCCAGCCCGCTGTACAACGAAAGAAAACGACTTCGCGCCGTACAAAATTATAAAGCCGTGAGCCGTGCCGTATTGGGAAACGCGGAAGACAAATATGCCGTCATCAAAAAATACGCTCCGGCTGTGCTGGCCTTGGGTTACGATCAATATGTATTCACTTACGGCCTGGAAAACTATTTCATCAAAGAAAACCTCAACATCGAAATCATTCGATTGAAACCCTGGAAACCTGAAACCTTCAAAAGTTCACTCATCAAGCAGTCCCTATGCGCCCAAGACTTGCTCACAATCTAA
- the gatC gene encoding Asp-tRNA(Asn)/Glu-tRNA(Gln) amidotransferase subunit GatC, giving the protein MKLTKEQIEKIAQLARLRLSEEEMERYADQLTTILNYVDMLKELDTAGVPETSQVTGLTSVTREDEGRGSLATPDELLACSPLEKVDHQIRIKRIM; this is encoded by the coding sequence ATGAAGCTTACAAAAGAACAGATCGAGAAAATTGCGCAGCTGGCGAGGCTTCGTTTGAGTGAGGAAGAAATGGAACGGTATGCGGATCAGCTCACCACTATTTTGAATTATGTGGATATGTTGAAGGAGCTCGATACTGCGGGTGTGCCGGAGACTTCTCAGGTCACAGGGCTCACCAGCGTGACTCGTGAAGATGAGGGTCGAGGATCCTTAGCCACTCCCGATGAACTTTTGGCCTGCAGCCCGCTTGAAAAGGTGGACCATCAAATACGCATTAAACGCATTATGTAA
- the gatA gene encoding Asp-tRNA(Asn)/Glu-tRNA(Gln) amidotransferase subunit GatA, with protein sequence MDLNWLSIVEAHQGLQEKKFSAEDLLDACLAQIEKGKVLNNFVTVAEASARARAKEVDAKIARGEKIGILEGIPAGIKDLFCTKGVRTTASSHILENFVPPYESTATKRLEAAGYILMGKTNLDEFACGASTESSYFGPSLNPWNKECVAGGSSGGSASAVAAGQSFFSLGTDTGGSIRQPASLCGCVGLKVTYGRVSRFGVIALASSWDTVGTFSRTVEDAAILMNIIAGPDPYDSTTPQVAVPDYTADLGKGVKGLRIGVPKEYFGEGVDEEVRQVVMAAIKKYEELGATVKEVSLPMTKYGVAVYYVTMPTELSTNLARFDGLRFGHGAEGGAEDLANYYKTSRGEGFGAEIKRRIMVGTFVSSAGYADAYYKQAQRARTLIIKDFEQAFEGVDVLMAPVSPTPAFKVGEKASNPLAMYLADALAIPASAAGVPAISLPCGFTAGGLPVGLQIIGPMWSEARILQTAAAYEQATEWNKMQPKI encoded by the coding sequence ATGGACTTAAACTGGCTTTCCATCGTCGAAGCACACCAAGGCTTACAAGAAAAAAAGTTCTCTGCGGAGGACTTGCTGGATGCGTGCTTGGCTCAGATTGAAAAAGGCAAAGTTTTAAATAATTTTGTGACAGTGGCGGAAGCATCGGCGCGTGCCCGGGCAAAGGAAGTGGATGCCAAGATTGCGCGCGGAGAGAAAATTGGAATCTTGGAAGGAATTCCTGCCGGTATTAAAGATTTATTCTGTACCAAGGGAGTTCGGACCACGGCATCTTCTCATATCCTCGAAAACTTTGTTCCCCCCTACGAATCCACAGCAACAAAGCGACTTGAAGCGGCCGGTTACATTCTTATGGGAAAAACCAATTTGGATGAATTTGCGTGTGGGGCTTCCACGGAGAGTTCTTATTTTGGACCCAGTTTGAATCCTTGGAATAAAGAGTGTGTGGCCGGAGGCAGCTCGGGAGGTTCCGCCTCGGCTGTGGCGGCGGGTCAGAGTTTCTTCTCACTCGGAACGGATACGGGAGGTTCTATTCGTCAGCCTGCTTCCTTGTGCGGATGCGTGGGGCTCAAGGTTACTTACGGTCGCGTGAGTCGTTTTGGAGTGATTGCACTGGCTTCCAGTTGGGACACCGTGGGAACTTTTTCTCGAACCGTGGAAGATGCCGCGATTCTTATGAATATTATTGCCGGGCCTGATCCTTATGATTCCACCACTCCTCAAGTGGCGGTGCCGGATTATACGGCGGATCTCGGCAAAGGCGTGAAGGGTCTGCGCATTGGAGTGCCCAAGGAATATTTTGGAGAGGGAGTGGATGAGGAGGTTCGTCAGGTGGTAATGGCGGCGATTAAGAAATATGAGGAGCTTGGCGCCACGGTTAAGGAGGTGAGCCTGCCCATGACCAAATATGGAGTGGCCGTTTACTATGTCACTATGCCCACCGAGCTTTCCACCAACTTGGCTCGATTTGATGGGTTGCGCTTTGGTCACGGAGCTGAGGGGGGTGCGGAGGATTTGGCGAACTATTACAAGACCAGTCGAGGAGAAGGCTTTGGGGCTGAGATCAAGCGCCGCATTATGGTGGGAACTTTCGTGTCCTCCGCCGGCTACGCCGACGCGTATTACAAACAGGCTCAGCGCGCCCGCACCTTGATCATCAAAGATTTTGAACAAGCTTTTGAAGGAGTGGATGTGCTCATGGCTCCGGTTTCGCCCACGCCCGCCTTTAAGGTGGGTGAAAAGGCCAGCAATCCTTTGGCCATGTATCTTGCGGATGCCTTGGCGATTCCCGCTTCCGCGGCCGGAGTGCCCGCCATTTCTTTGCCCTGTGGATTTACCGCCGGCGGTTTGCCCGTGGGCCTCCAGATCATTGGGCCCATGTGGAGCGAAGCCCGCATTTTACAAACAGCGGCGGCGTATGAACAGGCGACCGAGTGGAACAAGATGCAGCCAAAGATTTAG
- a CDS encoding helix-turn-helix domain-containing protein: MNLQNVLNNIGLNAKESKVYLAALELGPSPASEIALRAKLNRVSTYDVLQKLMERGYISQAIKNRIKTFTATEPDLLRMDFRQKYLEFKEALPDLRRLHGSTYIPRIRYYEGIEGVKKVYADTLSTKTEILNYADSKSIREHWPTYDKDYVNERVKRRIYLRGIAPLDEHGERVAAENEKKHREIRLVKAGSFAFSNEINIYDDKISIVSFGKNEVVGMIIESPEIANTQRAIFMMAWEFAGNATRREED; the protein is encoded by the coding sequence ATGAACCTTCAAAATGTTCTGAACAACATCGGGCTCAATGCAAAAGAATCTAAAGTCTATTTGGCTGCTCTTGAACTCGGCCCCTCCCCGGCTTCCGAAATCGCCTTGCGAGCCAAACTCAACCGCGTGAGTACCTACGATGTCCTGCAAAAACTTATGGAACGAGGCTACATCAGCCAGGCCATCAAAAACCGCATCAAAACCTTTACGGCCACCGAACCCGACCTTTTACGAATGGATTTCCGGCAAAAATACTTGGAGTTTAAAGAGGCCCTCCCAGATCTTCGCCGCCTCCACGGCAGCACCTATATTCCACGCATCCGTTATTACGAGGGCATCGAAGGGGTCAAAAAAGTCTATGCTGATACGCTTTCCACAAAAACGGAAATCCTAAACTACGCGGACTCCAAATCCATCCGCGAGCACTGGCCCACCTACGATAAAGATTATGTGAATGAACGCGTAAAACGCCGCATTTACCTCCGCGGAATTGCCCCTCTCGATGAGCACGGTGAACGGGTGGCCGCTGAAAATGAAAAAAAACACCGCGAAATCCGTCTAGTAAAAGCAGGCTCCTTTGCCTTTTCCAATGAAATCAATATTTACGACGACAAGATCTCCATCGTCTCTTTCGGTAAAAATGAAGTGGTGGGCATGATCATCGAAAGCCCGGAAATCGCCAACACCCAACGCGCCATCTTCATGATGGCCTGGGAATTCGCCGGCAACGCCACCCGCAGGGAGGAAGATTAA
- the glnA gene encoding type I glutamate--ammonia ligase, which produces MIMELVEEYGVQFVDMQFTDMDGVLKAVTLPVHKLEDALDNNVWFDGSSISGFTAITESDMMLKPDLDTFSILPWTVGNEDPTARLICDVLNPDGSPFEGDPRFILRKQMEEAAKLGLKPFMGPELEFFLFELDAEGNPTLTPHDSAGYFDQYSDKALALRREMSFALDMMGIEIERMHHEVAAGQSEINFKYSDSLHTADNALTFKFTLKALAKKHGLHASFMPKPIFGINGSGMHVHQSLSSITDGANQFYDEKGKYGLSALAQSYIAGQLQHIRAMNAVMNPIVNSYKRLVVGYEAPVNAAWGQRNRSALIRVPRVSPAVASKGARIELRCPDPASNPYLAFAVMLAAGLDGIKKGLVAPAPVEENIWELDSKQMKKMGISTVAGTLKEALDALEKDEVIRAALGESTFEKFHASKTAEWESFRTSVSQWETDRYLDC; this is translated from the coding sequence ATGATTATGGAATTGGTTGAAGAGTATGGTGTTCAGTTTGTGGATATGCAGTTCACGGATATGGACGGAGTGCTCAAGGCCGTGACGCTCCCGGTTCACAAGTTGGAGGATGCCCTGGATAACAATGTGTGGTTCGACGGATCTTCCATCAGTGGGTTTACCGCCATCACGGAATCCGACATGATGCTGAAACCGGATTTGGATACTTTTTCAATTTTGCCTTGGACGGTGGGCAACGAAGACCCCACCGCTCGATTGATTTGTGATGTATTGAATCCTGATGGCAGCCCTTTTGAGGGAGACCCTCGTTTCATTTTGCGCAAACAGATGGAAGAAGCGGCGAAGCTTGGGCTCAAACCCTTTATGGGGCCTGAATTGGAATTTTTCCTTTTTGAATTGGATGCGGAGGGAAACCCGACGCTCACCCCTCACGACAGTGCGGGATATTTTGATCAATACAGTGACAAGGCTTTGGCCTTAAGGAGGGAAATGTCCTTTGCTTTGGACATGATGGGAATTGAAATTGAACGGATGCATCACGAAGTGGCGGCGGGGCAAAGTGAAATCAACTTTAAATACTCGGATTCCTTGCACACTGCGGACAATGCCCTCACCTTTAAATTTACGCTCAAGGCTTTGGCCAAAAAACACGGACTCCATGCTTCCTTTATGCCCAAGCCGATTTTCGGGATCAATGGCAGTGGTATGCATGTGCATCAGTCGCTTTCCTCCATTACGGATGGGGCGAATCAATTTTATGATGAAAAGGGGAAGTATGGACTCTCCGCCCTTGCTCAGAGTTACATTGCCGGGCAGCTCCAGCACATTCGAGCGATGAATGCGGTGATGAATCCCATTGTGAATTCCTACAAACGATTGGTGGTGGGCTATGAGGCGCCGGTGAATGCTGCGTGGGGACAAAGGAACCGATCCGCTTTGATTCGTGTTCCCCGAGTGAGCCCTGCGGTGGCCAGCAAAGGCGCGCGGATTGAGCTTCGTTGTCCGGACCCTGCTTCCAACCCTTACTTGGCCTTTGCGGTGATGCTTGCGGCGGGGCTGGATGGAATTAAAAAAGGTTTGGTGGCGCCCGCTCCGGTGGAAGAAAATATTTGGGAGCTGGATTCCAAACAAATGAAAAAAATGGGCATCAGCACCGTGGCTGGCACGCTTAAGGAAGCCTTGGATGCACTCGAAAAAGACGAAGTGATTCGCGCTGCGCTGGGGGAGAGCACTTTTGAAAAATTCCATGCCTCAAAAACCGCAGAGTGGGAATCTTTCCGCACCAGCGTTTCTCAATGGGAAACCGATCGGTATTTGGACTGCTAG
- the holA gene encoding DNA polymerase III subunit delta: MESPNLYLMSGEDHFSMRQELTRWKDAFVSKFGESDWEELDGSNTSVEQIISSISTRPFLSEKRLVVLKNFLGSQKAETANTLLPALEKLPESTVLVMVEESKPDERTSIFKRLNILATKRLFLKPKGVQLSTWVQRRAEQAGARINPETASYLVSAVGDDLFALDQEIQKLTLYARGEPILREMVDELVTGIVQKSIFTLTDQLAQKNFAGVLKTMEDLKAQGEDPAFIFSMIVRQIRLILEMKALSEQNLPAPMMARKMGVHPFVVSSSLRFTKNFTFEQLRYFLKKFMELDHRLKTGLIPLKPREEDQYLLAIERILLRA; this comes from the coding sequence ATGGAAAGCCCCAATCTCTATTTGATGTCTGGAGAAGACCACTTCTCCATGCGGCAAGAACTCACCCGATGGAAAGACGCCTTCGTCAGTAAATTTGGGGAAAGCGATTGGGAGGAATTGGACGGTTCAAACACAAGCGTTGAACAAATTATTAGCTCAATCTCAACTCGTCCATTTTTATCTGAAAAACGGCTGGTCGTGCTTAAAAATTTCCTGGGCAGTCAAAAGGCGGAAACCGCCAATACCCTGCTCCCCGCACTGGAAAAACTGCCCGAAAGCACCGTGCTGGTGATGGTGGAAGAGAGCAAACCCGATGAACGAACAAGCATTTTCAAACGACTCAATATTTTGGCCACCAAACGCCTGTTCCTCAAACCCAAGGGAGTCCAACTGAGCACCTGGGTACAGCGCCGCGCGGAGCAGGCCGGAGCCCGCATCAATCCGGAAACCGCAAGTTACCTGGTGAGTGCCGTGGGCGATGATCTCTTTGCCTTGGATCAAGAAATTCAAAAACTCACCCTCTACGCACGGGGGGAACCCATTCTACGAGAAATGGTGGATGAGCTAGTGACGGGGATCGTACAAAAATCCATCTTCACCCTCACCGATCAACTGGCTCAAAAAAACTTTGCCGGGGTACTCAAAACCATGGAAGACCTGAAGGCACAAGGAGAAGATCCAGCCTTTATTTTCTCAATGATTGTGCGACAAATCCGTTTGATCTTAGAGATGAAAGCGCTGAGTGAACAAAACCTGCCGGCACCCATGATGGCCCGCAAAATGGGAGTTCACCCCTTTGTGGTGAGCAGCAGTCTGCGTTTCACCAAAAACTTCACCTTCGAACAGCTACGGTATTTCTTGAAAAAGTTCATGGAATTGGACCATCGCCTCAAAACGGGGCTCATTCCATTGAAACCCCGTGAGGAGGACCAGTACTTACTGGCCATTGAACGAATTTTACTCAGAGCCTAG
- the tpiA gene encoding triose-phosphate isomerase, translating to MALQTPILITNFKSYQESTGPRAVELAKLHERVANELGVNTAIVGMFLDLPMLASCVSIPVLAPHLDGVGYGAYTGLIPVEVARGVGIDGAMLNHSERRISDSEIARALERMKALNMLSLVCAESLEEGKKFADMGADFVAIEVPELIGGEVSVSVARPELITEAVAKIGAGKVIVGAGIKTADDVRIALSLGAVGVLVSSGVVKAADPLAKLRELCGALRA from the coding sequence ATGGCGCTACAGACTCCCATCCTCATCACCAATTTTAAATCGTACCAAGAGTCCACGGGCCCACGGGCGGTGGAGCTGGCCAAGTTGCATGAACGAGTGGCGAACGAGCTTGGGGTGAACACCGCGATTGTGGGGATGTTTTTGGATTTGCCCATGCTGGCCTCGTGCGTCAGCATTCCGGTTTTGGCTCCGCATTTGGATGGAGTGGGTTATGGGGCTTATACAGGGCTTATTCCGGTGGAAGTGGCGCGAGGAGTGGGGATTGACGGGGCGATGCTGAATCATTCGGAGCGACGGATTTCCGATTCGGAGATTGCGCGAGCTTTGGAACGGATGAAGGCGCTCAATATGCTCTCGCTGGTTTGCGCGGAGAGCTTGGAGGAAGGGAAGAAATTTGCGGATATGGGGGCGGATTTTGTGGCGATTGAAGTGCCGGAATTGATTGGAGGAGAGGTTTCTGTTTCGGTGGCCAGGCCGGAGTTGATTACGGAGGCGGTGGCTAAAATAGGAGCCGGAAAAGTGATTGTGGGAGCGGGAATAAAGACGGCGGACGATGTGCGCATTGCGCTGAGTCTGGGGGCGGTGGGAGTTTTGGTGTCCAGCGGGGTAGTGAAAGCCGCGGATCCTTTGGCGAAATTGCGTGAATTGTGCGGAGCTTTGCGGGCGTAA
- a CDS encoding O-antigen ligase family protein: protein MFKVPGGLFPRLIAFFPLLFPLYFFRGTLLGVPVSLPELVLGILFVLFLLQGYEFRLRDWKLWPVLLFLLAAGLSIAVVFVGDGSGELPRMVDGTEFPAKMKALGILKGWIVAPVLYFVMARTIFREKPSMMFWALRALVLSGAVLSVLALVQVVTGDFLTPDMRASGPFESANYLALYLGPLVVFAGLAAVESDSKGDRIFLGICAVLGAAALFFSKSYAGWIAVAGAGSLGLLLLARRRSRKSFWIAFAALFGLGLVLLLSQLGTDKFAQFVDFAGRSSSSVRLQIYEISTALIADHPLLGIGMGQFEQQYQEVAEVVLGSAPFEWNMLHPHNILLAFWLNMGLLGLGAFVWLCGRALLWLTERDKKERHLVALMLVTLLIHGLFDTPYFKNDLAFQFWLFMAMLL, encoded by the coding sequence ATGTTTAAAGTTCCCGGTGGACTTTTTCCTCGCTTGATTGCATTCTTCCCTCTGCTTTTTCCATTGTATTTTTTTAGGGGAACTTTGCTTGGCGTGCCGGTGTCCTTGCCGGAGTTGGTGCTTGGAATCTTGTTTGTGCTTTTCCTTTTGCAGGGGTATGAATTTCGTTTAAGAGACTGGAAGCTTTGGCCGGTACTCCTGTTTTTGCTGGCGGCGGGCCTGAGCATCGCGGTGGTTTTTGTGGGAGATGGAAGTGGGGAGCTCCCCCGCATGGTGGATGGAACGGAATTCCCCGCCAAGATGAAGGCGCTGGGCATTTTAAAGGGATGGATTGTGGCGCCGGTGCTTTATTTTGTGATGGCTCGCACGATTTTTAGGGAAAAACCTTCGATGATGTTCTGGGCCCTCCGGGCGCTGGTGCTCAGCGGAGCGGTTTTATCGGTTTTGGCCTTGGTCCAAGTGGTGACGGGAGATTTTTTAACCCCGGATATGCGCGCCTCCGGGCCTTTTGAATCGGCCAATTATTTGGCGCTTTATCTGGGGCCTTTGGTGGTTTTTGCGGGCTTGGCTGCCGTGGAAAGTGATTCAAAAGGCGATAGGATTTTCTTGGGGATTTGCGCCGTACTTGGCGCCGCCGCGCTGTTTTTTTCCAAATCCTACGCGGGGTGGATTGCGGTGGCCGGTGCCGGGTCTTTGGGTCTTTTGCTTCTGGCGCGGCGGCGCAGCAGAAAATCGTTTTGGATTGCATTCGCCGCTTTGTTTGGACTTGGATTGGTTCTTTTGCTTTCTCAGCTCGGTACCGATAAATTCGCTCAATTTGTGGACTTTGCCGGACGCTCTTCTTCCAGCGTTCGCCTCCAAATTTATGAAATTTCCACCGCCTTGATCGCCGATCATCCGCTTTTGGGCATTGGTATGGGGCAGTTTGAACAACAGTATCAGGAGGTGGCTGAGGTGGTTTTGGGCTCCGCTCCTTTTGAGTGGAACATGCTGCACCCCCACAATATTTTATTGGCCTTTTGGCTCAATATGGGTCTACTCGGCCTTGGCGCTTTTGTTTGGCTCTGTGGCAGGGCTCTTTTGTGGCTCACCGAACGCGATAAAAAAGAACGGCACCTCGTGGCCCTGATGCTGGTGACCCTGCTCATCCATGGTCTTTTCGACACCCCTTACTTCAAAAACGACCTGGCTTTTCAGTTCTGGCTCTTCATGGCAATGCTGCTTTAA
- a CDS encoding HNH endonuclease signature motif containing protein — protein sequence MTPNSLTSTPDYSTRLTDGELYEKARLYGRNALEWRHKFIGLLPELNRRRLYERKGFGSIFECAFKLAGLSEQQVRTALNLEKCFSDKPALRALLVEGSVSVNKLARVASVASTENEEEWAEAVQNLSQSAVETLVRDQKIMAEQAADQNRNGLLQPLFEAKSLRAQDLRLSTELTKRLLTLQEKGLNVDEILTDLLDKRDQEIAEEKVAISEGLEPTQSRHIPARTKKVLDQEHGSKCSIPSCRKPAEQVHHTQTFALSHAHDPHYLAPLCKDHHAIAHAINLKVQEKRREV from the coding sequence ATGACCCCCAATTCTTTGACATCCACGCCTGACTATTCGACTCGCCTCACAGACGGGGAACTGTACGAAAAGGCACGACTTTATGGAAGAAACGCCCTGGAATGGAGGCATAAGTTTATAGGACTTCTCCCCGAACTCAACCGTCGCCGTTTGTATGAAAGGAAAGGATTCGGATCCATTTTTGAATGTGCATTTAAACTTGCGGGACTGAGTGAACAGCAAGTAAGAACCGCCCTGAATCTTGAGAAATGTTTTTCAGATAAACCCGCTTTGAGGGCCCTCTTGGTGGAGGGAAGTGTAAGCGTGAACAAGCTTGCAAGGGTGGCCTCCGTGGCAAGCACTGAGAATGAAGAAGAATGGGCCGAAGCGGTTCAAAATCTTTCTCAAAGTGCAGTGGAGACTTTGGTACGGGATCAGAAAATCATGGCTGAACAGGCAGCCGACCAAAATAGAAATGGCTTACTACAGCCATTATTTGAGGCAAAATCCTTGCGCGCGCAAGACCTTCGGCTCAGCACGGAGCTTACAAAAAGACTCCTGACCTTACAAGAAAAAGGCCTCAATGTGGATGAAATCCTTACGGATCTCCTTGATAAACGGGACCAAGAGATCGCTGAAGAGAAAGTGGCCATAAGCGAAGGCCTGGAGCCGACACAATCTCGTCATATTCCCGCCCGCACCAAGAAGGTTTTAGATCAAGAGCACGGCAGTAAGTGCTCAATCCCAAGCTGTAGAAAGCCGGCGGAGCAAGTCCACCACACCCAAACCTTCGCACTGAGCCACGCGCATGATCCTCATTACCTGGCCCCACTCTGCAAAGACCACCATGCCATTGCGCATGCGATCAATCTAAAGGTGCAAGAGAAACGGAGGGAGGTCTAA
- a CDS encoding riboflavin kinase has protein sequence MKLTGKIVHGQGRGKALGFPTLNIEGDFVDLEQGVYAVWVDFGQGRFRGAMNYGPQPTFEGMQTRAEVFVLDFEGDLYGETAEITVVKKTREVQKFDSATALQEQIQKDVGLVRGLLYNDPT, from the coding sequence GTGAAACTTACAGGAAAAATTGTTCATGGGCAGGGGCGCGGAAAAGCGCTTGGGTTTCCCACTCTTAATATAGAAGGGGATTTTGTAGACCTTGAACAGGGAGTTTATGCGGTTTGGGTTGATTTTGGTCAAGGCCGATTTAGAGGTGCAATGAATTACGGACCCCAGCCTACTTTTGAAGGTATGCAAACACGAGCGGAGGTTTTTGTGCTGGATTTTGAAGGGGATTTGTACGGAGAGACGGCCGAAATTACAGTGGTAAAAAAGACTAGAGAGGTGCAGAAGTTTGATTCGGCAACCGCCCTACAAGAGCAGATTCAGAAAGATGTTGGCCTTGTGCGCGGCCTCCTTTATAATGACCCCACTTAA
- a CDS encoding UDP-N-acetylmuramoyl-L-alanyl-D-glutamate--2,6-diaminopimelate ligase yields MEAIKNLFRKLLPHQHPIRLFFHKVVAIAAAFRYGFPANGMTVIAVTGTKGKTSTSNMIHKIFTEAGKKTGLLTTINFKVGEDEERNTTNHTTIGPFQLQKKIREMRDAQCEVLVVEVTSHAIVQSRLWGINVDTVVFTNLSQDHLDYHGTMEEYRNAKGLLFEALNHSPRKVGVSKISVVNQDDAEHEYFNKFPADQLFEYGIVKGSYTARTVEPYAEGNRFLLRIPNGELPIDLKIPGRMNVYNALAAATVATAHRINLATIQKALESMKPLPGRLEVIEEGQPFTVVVDFAHTEESLKQVLQMFRELTKGKLIVVFGATGERDTGKRPKMGAVAHQYADHIVLTNDDPYGEDPLKIAEMVRGGIPRHEGQGFWQVLNRKEAIRLGLSLAQEAADTVIVAGKGAEAYQLLGNQRIPHDDRLVVREVLSKAIDIALGIQDF; encoded by the coding sequence GTGGAAGCCATCAAAAATCTCTTTCGCAAACTTCTTCCGCATCAGCATCCCATTCGTTTGTTTTTTCATAAGGTGGTGGCCATTGCGGCCGCTTTTAGATACGGCTTCCCCGCCAATGGCATGACGGTGATTGCGGTGACGGGGACCAAAGGAAAAACCAGCACCTCCAATATGATCCACAAGATTTTTACGGAGGCGGGAAAGAAAACGGGCCTGCTCACCACCATCAACTTTAAAGTGGGTGAGGATGAAGAGCGCAACACCACCAATCACACCACCATTGGTCCTTTTCAACTTCAAAAAAAGATTCGTGAAATGCGCGATGCTCAGTGTGAAGTTTTAGTGGTGGAGGTGACCAGCCACGCCATTGTTCAATCGCGCCTTTGGGGTATTAATGTGGATACGGTGGTCTTCACCAACTTGAGCCAAGATCACTTGGACTACCACGGGACCATGGAGGAATACCGCAACGCCAAGGGACTTTTGTTCGAAGCCCTCAATCACTCGCCACGAAAAGTGGGCGTGTCTAAAATTTCTGTGGTGAATCAAGATGATGCCGAGCATGAATATTTTAATAAATTTCCTGCCGACCAGCTCTTTGAATACGGGATTGTTAAGGGCAGCTACACCGCACGAACTGTGGAGCCTTACGCGGAGGGAAATCGCTTTTTGCTTCGCATCCCCAATGGGGAGTTGCCTATTGATTTAAAAATTCCCGGCCGAATGAATGTCTATAATGCACTTGCGGCAGCCACGGTAGCCACGGCGCACCGCATCAATCTTGCCACTATTCAAAAAGCCTTGGAGTCCATGAAGCCTCTGCCCGGAAGATTGGAGGTGATTGAGGAAGGCCAGCCCTTCACCGTGGTGGTGGACTTTGCACACACGGAAGAATCTTTGAAACAGGTTTTGCAGATGTTTCGTGAACTCACCAAGGGCAAGCTTATTGTGGTTTTTGGGGCCACGGGGGAGCGGGATACCGGCAAGCGACCTAAAATGGGAGCGGTGGCGCATCAATATGCCGACCATATTGTGCTCACCAATGACGATCCTTATGGAGAAGACCCTTTAAAGATTGCGGAGATGGTTCGTGGAGGTATTCCTCGGCATGAGGGCCAGGGCTTTTGGCAGGTTTTGAATCGAAAAGAAGCCATTCGTTTGGGGCTTTCCTTGGCGCAAGAGGCAGCCGATACGGTTATTGTGGCGGGGAAAGGAGCGGAGGCCTATCAGTTGCTGGGGAATCAGAGGATTCCGCACGATGATCGCTTGGTGGTTCGTGAAGTGCTTTCAAAAGCCATTGATATCGCCTTATGAATCCAGGATTTTTAA
- the truB gene encoding tRNA pseudouridine(55) synthase TruB, whose product MNPGFLIIDKASGWTSHDVVAKLRGILKEKKIGHLGTLDPLATGVLVVAVGRQATKQIQHFMKLDKEYTVELELGKTSDTYDSEGKVQETGFDLGKLDKKLVQEALESFWGKSMQMPPAFSAKKINGKKAYELARAGKPVELKPVEVTMQGKDITVDFPFVRFTVTVSSGTYIRSLAHDLGQKLACGAILTALRRTRVGDFKIEDAHSLDQIAKAQTEPPKAPLTLPGMML is encoded by the coding sequence ATGAATCCAGGATTTTTAATTATTGATAAAGCCTCCGGCTGGACCAGCCACGATGTTGTTGCCAAATTGCGCGGCATTTTAAAAGAAAAGAAGATTGGTCATTTGGGCACCCTTGATCCTTTGGCCACCGGGGTTTTGGTGGTGGCGGTGGGGAGACAGGCCACCAAACAAATCCAGCATTTCATGAAGCTGGATAAGGAATACACCGTGGAATTGGAGTTGGGGAAGACCTCGGACACTTATGATAGTGAGGGAAAGGTGCAAGAGACCGGATTTGACCTTGGGAAGTTGGATAAAAAACTTGTTCAAGAGGCACTGGAGAGTTTTTGGGGAAAATCCATGCAAATGCCTCCGGCTTTTTCCGCTAAAAAAATCAATGGTAAAAAGGCTTATGAGTTGGCGCGAGCCGGCAAGCCTGTGGAACTTAAACCGGTGGAAGTGACTATGCAGGGCAAGGACATTACGGTGGATTTTCCTTTTGTACGATTCACGGTCACGGTGAGCAGCGGAACCTACATCCGTTCTTTGGCTCACGATTTGGGTCAAAAACTGGCCTGCGGCGCCATCCTCACCGCCCTCCGCCGCACTCGCGTTGGGGACTTTAAGATTGAGGATGCACACTCCTTGGATCAGATTGCAAAGGCGCAAACAGAGCCCCCAAAAGCCCCCTTGACTCTTCCGTGAATGATGCTATAA